The sequence below is a genomic window from Synergistaceae bacterium.
TTTATTTGAGGCCAGTGTCGGAGGAGGTATCCCGATAATCAGACCTTTACGCGAGTCATGCGGTCATGAAAAAATTACTCGTATTGCCGGGATTCTTAATGGCACATGCAACTACATATTAACTAACATGAAGGCCGGAAAAAGTTTCGACGATGCATTGAAGGAAGCTCAAGAAAAAGGTTTTGCAGAACGTAACCCCGCAGCCGACGTTGAAGGCCACGACACAGCGAGAAAAATTGCGATTCTTGCCTCGTTAGTGTCAGGTAAAAAATTTTCGTATGAGCAGGTAAATTGCACGGGCATAACGCAAGTTACTCAAGACGACATTATCAGCGCAGAAAATCAGGGCATGACAATTAAATTATTAGGCGTTTACGAGTCAGAAGGCCCATATTTGACTGTCGCGCCGTATTTAGTCCCGCAGTCGAGTCCCCTCTACGGTGTAAATAATGTCTTCAACGGGATTATGATTCATGGGACTATAGTTGATGATTTAATGTTTTATGGACGTGGAGCCGGAAAATTACCGACAGCAAGCGCAGTAGTCTCTGATGTAATAGAATGCGCAAAGAATCTCGGACGCAACATAAATAATAATTTCGCCGACCTTCAGCCCGCAGAAGTCAAAGCAAGTGAAGACAACAACGCAAAATTTCGGGTGCTTGAATAAATTATGAAAAAAGTAGTCAAATTCGGCGGTACTTCATTAGCTGACTCTAAACAGTTTGAGAAGGTCAAAAATATAATTCTCTCTGATTCTTCGCGGGGCTATGTTGTTCCTTCAGCACCGGGCAAGAGAAACAGCAGCGACATCAAGATAACTGACCTGCTTTATAAATGCTATGAGCTTGCGAAAAAGGGGAAAAATTTTTCTGAAGAGTTCTCAATGATTCAAGAGAGATATAACGAAATTATCAGAGATTTAAATCTTGATCTCGACTTGAGCGAAGAATTTAGCAAAATTGAAGTAAAATTGCTGAATGAACCTGAGAAAGATTACACAGCGTCAAGAGGCGAATATTTGAACGGTCTTATAATGGCGAAATATTTAGGCTTTGAATTTATTGACCCGTCAGAAGTAATTTTCTTTGACAACGCCGGAAATTTTGAGTCAGACAAGACAAACGCGGCATTAAGTGCAAGACTCGACTCTGTATCATGTGCAGTTATACCGGGATTCTATGGGATTAATGAAGCAGGAAATATCACAACTTTTTCGCGGGGAGGCTCTGATATTACGGGGTCAATCGTTGCGAGGGCGTGCCGTGCTGCTGTTTATGAAAATTGGACTGATGTATCAGGCTTATTAATGGCAGATCCCAAAGTTGTAGATAATCCCGCTGTCATGAAAATTATCACATATCGTGAACTGCGCGAACTTTCATACATGGGAGCAAGCGTTATGCACGAGGATGCAATTTTTCCCGTCAAGAAGGCCGGAATACCCATAAATATCCGCAATACAAATAAACCCGATGACGCAGGCACATGGATAGTAGCGAATACTGCAAGACGTTCAAAATTTATGATAACGGGCATAGCAGGACGTAAAGATTTTTGCTCGATAATAATTGCAAAAGATTTAATGCACTCTCAATCAGATTTTTATCGCAAAGTAGTACAGTGTTTCGAGGAAAATAATATCCCGCCTGAACATTTGCCATCAGGAATAGACACAATGACGGTTATTGTTCAGGAGTCAAAATTTATCGAACATGAGCAGGAAGTCTTAAGGCGCATAGCAAAATTTGTAGAACCTGATTCGCTTGAAGTTGAGTCGGGCATAGCATTAATTGCAGTTGTCGGACGCAGCATGAAAGCTCAAACGGGTACGGCCTCGAAAATTTTTCAAGCACTTGCAGAAGAAAGAATCAATGTCCGCATGATAGATCAGGGAGCTTCGGAATTAAATATTATCGTCGGAGTATTAAATGAAGATTTCGAGCGCGCTGTCAGGGCAATTTACAACAAATTCGTAAAATAATAAATCCCCCCGGCTTTGTGAGTCAGGGGGAAAAATTTTTTAACGTTTTCTAGCAGCAATCAGTAACGGCATAAACAAAGCAAATATAATTATTCCGGAATTACAGCCGCCTCCTCCGCTTGAACCTGCCGAATTATTTTCGGGATTAGTGGGATTAACGGGTGTAACGTCGTCTGAGATTCTTGTTTCGGGATTATCGGCATTTGCAGCTACATAAAATTCGAGTTCCCATTTTCCGTCAACATTTCCGTCGCCGATTAAGATATAAGGTACTCCATCATCGCGGAAGACTTCAATAAATGCTGTTTTGTTCGTATTTCTGCTTGTTGCGTCTGCCATTAACACGATAAAATCGAGATATAAATAATTATCGAGAATAAATGCATTCACGCAGTCATTTGCAGTAATTGCAGCCACATTAGCGCCTTTATTATTTATGGCCGTGAATAAATTTGCGTCCTGTTCCTTTGTTGCTGCCGAACGCACCCAGACCGTCGCAAAATTTGCAAATTGATTAAATAATTGTGATGAAGTCGTTGCAGAATTAAGACTCTCCCAGCGACTCGCGAGCAAAGAGTTTTGACGTGAAATCTTGAATCTTATCGAAACGGGCTGTATTGCAATTTCACGCGGTGTATAAACATCTTTTGAAGTCGGGAGGCCGTCTTCAGTGAGATTATCATAATCAGGCACTATATCATGACTCACACGTGCTAAATCGTTCGTGCTCTTGCTGATCTTAAACGGGGTTATTGCGCTTGAACCAATATAAGTTTCCTGCGGAGTAACTGCGCTTTGATCTGCAGGAACCATAACGGGAGGCAGCCCCATTAAATTTGTAAGCTCATAATTAGTCTCGTCGCTGTTCTGGATAACGTCAACAAACTGCATATAGAATCCAAGAAGGCCCGCGCTGCCGTCTTGAAGATTTATAGAATTTCTTGTAGTTGACTGGGGAATCATGCCGGAAATGCGTTTATATTTCAGCGTTAAATCTTTAGGGTTTGCATTATTGTATTCGTATTCATAGAGTCTGTATGACGCGCTTGTGTCGGTGCCGAGTGTAAGCGGGAAATCATTGCTGTAAACCGTAACGAGTCCCGGAGCAATCTGGCTGTGAGCGTCGAGCATAAAAGCGTTCGGCAAAGTTCCATATACGTCCGGCGTTAAATCATATTCCCATTTTGACGGAACAATAAAATTATTATTTCCGCCGAAATTTGTATACGGATAAAGCAAATATCTTGTGCCGGTTCTGTTAGTGATTCTTGTCTCGATTTTATAATTAACGGGCGAAGAA
It includes:
- a CDS encoding homoserine dehydrogenase — its product is MINIAILGFGTIGSGVAEVIEKNANEIKNVLGDYLHVKYILDIRDIPGAVNDINIIVNDPDVKIICETMGGKEPAYTYTHLALERGISVCSSNKELVDAFGVELSAIAREHNCSYLFEASVGGGIPIIRPLRESCGHEKITRIAGILNGTCNYILTNMKAGKSFDDALKEAQEKGFAERNPAADVEGHDTARKIAILASLVSGKKFSYEQVNCTGITQVTQDDIISAENQGMTIKLLGVYESEGPYLTVAPYLVPQSSPLYGVNNVFNGIMIHGTIVDDLMFYGRGAGKLPTASAVVSDVIECAKNLGRNINNNFADLQPAEVKASEDNNAKFRVLE
- a CDS encoding aspartate kinase → MKKVVKFGGTSLADSKQFEKVKNIILSDSSRGYVVPSAPGKRNSSDIKITDLLYKCYELAKKGKNFSEEFSMIQERYNEIIRDLNLDLDLSEEFSKIEVKLLNEPEKDYTASRGEYLNGLIMAKYLGFEFIDPSEVIFFDNAGNFESDKTNAALSARLDSVSCAVIPGFYGINEAGNITTFSRGGSDITGSIVARACRAAVYENWTDVSGLLMADPKVVDNPAVMKIITYRELRELSYMGASVMHEDAIFPVKKAGIPINIRNTNKPDDAGTWIVANTARRSKFMITGIAGRKDFCSIIIAKDLMHSQSDFYRKVVQCFEENNIPPEHLPSGIDTMTVIVQESKFIEHEQEVLRRIAKFVEPDSLEVESGIALIAVVGRSMKAQTGTASKIFQALAEERINVRMIDQGASELNIIVGVLNEDFERAVRAIYNKFVK